In SAR202 cluster bacterium, one genomic interval encodes:
- the rpmE gene encoding 50S ribosomal protein L31 has translation MKQDIHPTYYNNAKIICACGVTIVTGSTKEEVRVEICSSCHPFYTGEQRIVDTEGRVERLKRRYGI, from the coding sequence ATGAAACAAGATATTCACCCAACATATTATAACAATGCCAAAATTATCTGTGCTTGTGGTGTCACCATAGTAACTGGTAGCACTAAAGAAGAAGTCCGAGTTGAAATATGTAGTTCTTGTCACCCCTTTTATACCGGGGAACAACGTATTGTCGACACTGAAGGACGAGTTGAAAGACTTAAGAGAAGGTACGGTATTTAA
- a CDS encoding CcmD family protein, producing MNYLFAVFAITWVVYFAYLFVLNRKIEDIKDELDKDSSI from the coding sequence ATGAATTATTTATTTGCGGTTTTTGCTATAACTTGGGTTGTGTACTTTGCATATTTATTTGTTCTTAATAGAAAGATTGAAGATATTAAAGATGAATTGGATAAAGATAGCTCTATTTAA
- a CDS encoding 2-oxoacid:ferredoxin oxidoreductase subunit beta: protein MSKKNPEYDFAWCPGCGDFGVRRAVEFALNDRLKETEEIIENTVVVAGIGCSGNLVHLLEDPQPYGLHGIHGRSLPIAFGVKMANPDLNVITVAGDGDFLSIGMEHIAPQATRNLDICSVVMDNGVYGLTKGQSSPTTDYGVKTTSTPYGKIEDKIHPLKYYLTIGASFIASGYSSKPRDLAKLIQAGMEHPGFAVVHVQSPCTTYNDTYEILKGNAKKGVPGLIYDIPEEYDRTDRLAAEELINSPGIPVGIIYEDKTRASLTAETKRITESVKSRDVAQLLSDYDF from the coding sequence TTGAGTAAGAAAAATCCTGAATATGATTTTGCGTGGTGTCCAGGGTGTGGCGACTTCGGTGTACGAAGAGCTGTAGAGTTTGCTCTAAATGATCGACTTAAAGAGACAGAAGAAATAATAGAAAACACTGTTGTAGTGGCTGGTATAGGCTGCTCAGGAAATTTAGTTCATTTGTTAGAAGATCCGCAACCATATGGTTTGCACGGTATTCATGGTAGGTCATTACCAATTGCTTTTGGCGTAAAAATGGCTAATCCTGACCTTAATGTAATAACTGTTGCAGGTGACGGAGATTTCCTAAGCATTGGTATGGAACATATAGCACCCCAGGCAACTAGAAATTTAGATATCTGTTCTGTAGTAATGGATAATGGCGTATATGGGTTAACTAAAGGCCAGAGTTCTCCAACAACAGATTATGGAGTAAAAACAACTTCAACACCTTACGGTAAAATTGAAGATAAGATACATCCATTAAAATACTATTTGACAATAGGTGCTAGTTTTATAGCTTCTGGTTATTCTAGTAAACCTAGGGATTTAGCAAAATTAATACAAGCAGGTATGGAACACCCTGGATTTGCAGTAGTCCATGTTCAATCTCCATGCACAACCTATAATGATACATATGAAATTCTTAAAGGAAATGCTAAAAAAGGTGTACCTGGTCTTATTTATGATATACCTGAGGAATATGATAGAACAGATAGATTAGCAGCCGAGGAGCTTATTAATTCTCCTGGGATTCCTGTTGGAATAATATATGAAGATAAAACTCGTGCTTCTCTTACGGCAGAAACAAAAAGGATTACAGAAAGTGTGAAATCTCGTGATGTAGCACAATTGCTTTCAGATTACGATTTTTAA
- a CDS encoding cytochrome C assembly protein has protein sequence MKIKSIYFLIITAAIIIFDVALITLFAPTEVIMGHVQKILYIHVPNAWVGFLFFFFVFISSIMYLITKNIRWDYFGQSAGEIGVITTTIMVISGAIWAKPVWGVWWTWDPKLTTSLIMWLMYIGYLMLRAYSSNIRQGATYASVLGIISFINVPIVYMASVWWRTVHPEMIIGPLKESDAGLTASMGFILIYSTFAFTVLGVFLLVRRFQLRILEELKN, from the coding sequence ATGAAAATTAAATCTATTTATTTTTTAATAATTACCGCTGCAATAATTATATTTGATGTTGCATTAATCACTTTGTTTGCGCCTACAGAAGTTATTATGGGGCATGTTCAGAAGATTTTGTATATTCACGTTCCAAATGCTTGGGTGGGTTTTCTGTTTTTCTTTTTTGTTTTTATTTCTTCAATAATGTATTTAATAACAAAAAATATTCGTTGGGATTATTTTGGTCAATCAGCAGGAGAAATTGGAGTAATCACAACAACTATTATGGTTATTAGCGGTGCTATTTGGGCTAAGCCTGTTTGGGGGGTATGGTGGACTTGGGACCCTAAGCTTACTACTTCATTAATTATGTGGTTGATGTATATTGGTTATCTAATGTTACGAGCCTATTCTTCTAATATAAGGCAAGGCGCAACATATGCCTCTGTTTTGGGTATTATTTCATTTATTAATGTACCCATAGTTTACATGGCATCAGTGTGGTGGAGAACTGTTCATCCAGAAATGATAATTGGTCCTTTAAAAGAATCAGATGCAGGCCTAACAGCTTCTATGGGATTTATACTCATATATTCAACTTTTGCCTTTACTGTTCTTGGGGTATTTTTACTTGTCAGAAGATTTCAATTAAGGATATTAGAAGAATTGAAAAATTAA
- a CDS encoding 2-oxoacid:acceptor oxidoreductase subunit alpha, with protein MVNIVAQISPFCPRKLKLIIRLFNKLQRVPMGRYMSKRQDFVVRFAGEGGQGVVTASEALARIASEVGYHSLTFATFPSQIMGGPTYTQARISTSPVLSPGDELNVLVALNEEAYENHRGEVASDGIILYDSSFTPSGDEKAIGMPFDDLAKEAGDARTANMVMMGALASLVDMPVKYLQEFIEKRYLSRGQEIVDANFRAIDFGIEKASESPFNLGELDAPTPPDYKQSMMKGNDAISLGAIKAGLNFYVGYPISPATTILLYMERNLVQDGKFVYQASSEIESINAILGGGYAGKKSMTATAGPGFSLMSEGLGLAWMAEIPLVVVDVQRGGPATGLPTKTEQSDLFSAINPAHGDVSLPVIAPGNVEECFTAGVMSLNWAERYQGPVILLTEMSLAERVQNIRKPDLESVKVENRIVYEGNNGYLRYDGFELSPMPIPGKPGSYIANGSEHDAMGDTTHLPSRHIQMTERRFSKLDLLRNGDYEEENPNSSIVLMPWGGSKGSVREAYNQLKESGLDIGWLYTMYLNPLPEDLLEKLRTKDLVIVPELNYQGQFSSILRSHGVKAKSITQYTGLPFKVGDLVSNINDLVNQENKAVIN; from the coding sequence ATGGTCAATATAGTAGCTCAGATAAGTCCATTTTGTCCTAGAAAATTAAAGCTAATTATAAGACTATTTAATAAATTACAACGTGTTCCTATGGGGAGATACATGTCTAAAAGACAAGATTTTGTTGTTCGATTTGCAGGAGAAGGTGGTCAAGGAGTAGTAACGGCTTCAGAAGCATTAGCAAGAATTGCTTCAGAGGTTGGGTATCATTCTCTTACTTTTGCGACTTTTCCTTCACAAATTATGGGAGGTCCAACTTATACTCAAGCAAGAATTTCGACCTCACCTGTGTTAAGTCCAGGAGATGAATTAAATGTTTTAGTAGCTTTGAATGAAGAAGCTTATGAAAATCATAGAGGAGAGGTGGCATCTGATGGAATCATCTTATACGATTCTTCATTTACACCATCAGGTGACGAAAAAGCCATTGGTATGCCTTTCGATGATCTAGCCAAAGAAGCAGGAGATGCAAGAACTGCTAATATGGTAATGATGGGTGCCTTAGCATCTTTAGTTGATATGCCGGTTAAATATTTACAAGAATTTATCGAGAAAAGATATTTATCGAGAGGACAAGAAATTGTTGATGCTAACTTTAGAGCCATTGATTTTGGTATAGAAAAAGCCTCTGAAAGTCCCTTTAATCTAGGAGAATTAGATGCCCCGACACCACCAGATTATAAACAATCTATGATGAAGGGTAATGATGCAATTTCTTTAGGTGCAATAAAAGCTGGATTGAATTTTTATGTTGGTTATCCAATTTCACCAGCTACAACAATTTTGCTCTATATGGAGAGAAATTTGGTACAAGATGGCAAATTTGTTTACCAAGCAAGTTCAGAAATAGAATCAATAAATGCTATTCTTGGTGGGGGGTATGCCGGGAAAAAATCAATGACTGCTACAGCTGGTCCTGGATTTTCATTAATGAGTGAAGGTCTTGGCTTAGCATGGATGGCAGAAATACCGTTAGTTGTTGTTGATGTTCAAAGAGGTGGCCCAGCTACTGGACTGCCTACAAAAACTGAACAATCTGATTTATTTTCTGCAATAAATCCTGCTCATGGAGATGTGTCTTTACCTGTCATTGCACCTGGGAATGTTGAAGAATGCTTTACAGCAGGAGTCATGTCACTTAATTGGGCAGAAAGATATCAAGGTCCAGTTATATTATTAACTGAAATGTCTTTAGCTGAAAGAGTTCAAAATATAAGAAAACCTGATTTGGAATCAGTCAAAGTGGAAAATAGAATTGTATATGAAGGTAACAATGGTTACTTGAGATATGATGGTTTTGAATTATCACCTATGCCTATTCCAGGCAAACCTGGTTCATATATAGCTAATGGAAGTGAGCACGATGCAATGGGTGACACTACCCATTTACCCAGTAGACATATACAGATGACAGAACGACGTTTTAGTAAATTAGATTTGCTAAGAAATGGCGATTATGAAGAAGAAAACCCTAATTCCTCTATTGTCTTGATGCCATGGGGCGGTTCAAAAGGCTCAGTACGTGAAGCATATAATCAGTTAAAAGAATCAGGTTTAGATATTGGGTGGCTTTACACGATGTATCTTAATCCTCTTCCTGAAGATTTATTAGAGAAATTACGAACAAAAGATTTGGTTATCGTTCCAGAATTGAATTACCAAGGTCAATTTTCTTCAATTTTGCGATCTCATGGAGTTAAAGCAAAATCTATAACACAATATACAGGATTACCATTTAAGGTTGGTGATCTGGTTTCAAATATTAATGATTTAGTAAATCAAGAGAATAAGGCGGTGATAAATTGA
- a CDS encoding 50S ribosomal protein L27, translated as MAHKKGGGSSKNGRDSNSQRLGVKKYGGNQVSAGTILVRQRGTKIRPGVNVGMGKDFTLYAKIDGEVVYDHATKLRKRVNIQAK; from the coding sequence ATGGCACATAAAAAAGGTGGCGGTAGTAGTAAAAATGGTCGTGATAGTAATTCACAACGATTAGGTGTAAAAAAATATGGTGGCAATCAGGTATCTGCAGGAACAATTTTAGTACGCCAAAGAGGTACAAAAATCAGACCTGGAGTAAATGTAGGTATGGGAAAAGATTTTACACTATATGCAAAAATTGATGGTGAAGTAGTATATGATCATGCTACAAAATTACGAAAAAGAGTTAATATACAAGCTAAATAA
- a CDS encoding cytochrome c maturation protein CcmE, with amino-acid sequence MITTNKKIYFSVIVLILTIIYFVILAFDSSTVFYYKIDELSKANIKSTETIRVVGTLVDDSFDREKDSTTAVFRIQSEDGSNMLTAHYEGVVPELFFNEQSEIVLEGNLLQYTNLNEAIFDAENIIVKCPSKYEEAETEKTQVL; translated from the coding sequence ATGATTACCACAAATAAAAAGATTTATTTTTCAGTTATAGTTTTAATTTTAACTATTATATATTTTGTTATATTAGCTTTTGATAGTTCTACAGTGTTTTACTATAAGATTGATGAGTTATCAAAAGCAAATATTAAATCTACAGAAACTATACGAGTAGTAGGTACATTAGTTGATGATTCATTCGATCGTGAAAAAGATTCAACCACCGCTGTTTTTCGGATTCAAAGTGAAGACGGTTCTAATATGTTAACTGCTCACTATGAAGGTGTGGTACCTGAGCTATTTTTCAATGAACAATCCGAGATAGTTCTTGAAGGAAACCTACTACAATACACTAATTTAAACGAAGCAATTTTTGATGCTGAGAACATTATTGTTAAATGTCCCTCAAAATACGAAGAGGCTGAAACAGAAAAAACTCAGGTTTTATAA
- a CDS encoding DUF1385 domain-containing protein, whose protein sequence is MNPKQVGTKPPEQNFFYGGQALIEGVMIRGNNNLSVSVRKPDGNIESKTTVISQIFTGPVKKIPFIRGSLVLIETMFLGIKSLIYSANVSAGEEEEEIGNLGVAISLSISLTFTILVFFVLPLLVVHFLDSTILSAQTPIISFTSNLIEGIIRLTFFILYIWLIGFMPDIKRVFQYHGAEHMTVKAYEANLPLEITNIRQFSTAHPRCGTAFLLLVMIISVITFAFLGRPDLWLRIISRVILIPVIAGIAYETLRFTGKHSDNIFVKWLIIPNMALQKLTTKEPDDDQIEIAIDAMENAIEADQKDLTKINE, encoded by the coding sequence ATGAATCCAAAACAAGTCGGTACAAAACCTCCAGAACAAAATTTTTTCTATGGCGGACAAGCTCTTATTGAAGGGGTAATGATTCGCGGAAATAACAATTTGTCTGTATCTGTCAGAAAACCCGATGGGAACATTGAGTCGAAAACAACTGTCATTAGTCAAATTTTTACAGGACCAGTAAAAAAAATTCCTTTTATAAGAGGATCATTAGTTTTAATAGAAACAATGTTTCTTGGAATAAAGTCTTTAATTTACTCAGCTAATGTGAGTGCTGGAGAAGAAGAAGAAGAAATTGGTAACCTTGGTGTTGCAATAAGTTTAAGTATATCATTAACGTTTACAATCCTTGTTTTTTTTGTTTTACCGTTATTAGTTGTTCATTTTTTAGACAGTACTATTTTAAGTGCCCAAACACCAATAATATCATTTACAAGTAATTTAATTGAAGGAATAATCAGGCTGACTTTCTTCATTTTATATATATGGTTGATTGGATTTATGCCCGATATCAAAAGAGTATTTCAATATCATGGTGCTGAACATATGACTGTAAAGGCTTATGAAGCTAATCTTCCTCTAGAAATAACTAATATACGTCAATTTTCTACCGCACACCCGAGGTGTGGAACAGCATTTTTATTACTAGTTATGATCATCTCGGTTATAACTTTTGCATTCCTTGGTAGACCTGATTTATGGCTCAGAATAATTTCTAGAGTAATTTTAATACCTGTTATTGCAGGTATAGCATATGAAACGTTGCGATTTACAGGAAAACACAGCGATAACATTTTCGTGAAATGGTTAATTATTCCCAATATGGCTTTGCAAAAACTTACTACAAAAGAACCTGATGATGATCAAATAGAAATAGCAATAGATGCCATGGAAAATGCAATTGAAGCTGACCAAAAAGATTTGACTAAGATTAATGAGTAA